Proteins encoded together in one bacterium window:
- the xylF gene encoding D-xylose ABC transporter substrate-binding protein, translating to MKKILALFVVLLGALAVSGCGDKQSQYPIKVGLSMDTLRGDRWPRDKDLFTKDCNDLGMGVLVQSANSDDSLQITQAENLLSQGIQVLVVVAHNDKSCATIVESAHKVGVPVVAYDRLIANCDLDLYVSFDSVKVGEIMAKALTKIKPKGNYVLMGGAPTDHNAILVREGHMKGLAPYLKSGAIKIVGDQWSNDWLAVNALKNMENILTKNNNKVDAVLDSYDGTAGGTIQALAEQKLDGKVLVSGQDAELAACRRILAGTQTMTVYKPVKLLAAKAAEMTLKLAKKEPLGTRTTIDNGKIKVPSVLLDPIPVDKTNLVSTVIADGFQKMEDVYKDVPKDQWPQQ from the coding sequence ATGAAAAAGATCTTGGCGCTGTTCGTGGTCCTGCTCGGGGCGTTGGCGGTCTCGGGATGCGGGGACAAGCAATCCCAATACCCCATCAAGGTGGGTCTTTCCATGGACACCCTGCGGGGCGACCGCTGGCCGCGGGACAAGGACCTCTTCACGAAGGATTGCAATGATCTGGGCATGGGCGTCCTCGTCCAGTCCGCCAATTCGGACGATTCGCTCCAGATCACCCAGGCGGAGAACCTGCTCTCCCAGGGCATCCAGGTGCTGGTGGTGGTGGCCCACAACGACAAGAGCTGCGCCACGATCGTCGAATCGGCCCACAAGGTGGGAGTCCCGGTCGTCGCCTACGACCGCCTCATCGCCAACTGCGACCTGGACCTCTACGTCTCCTTCGACAGCGTCAAGGTCGGCGAGATCATGGCCAAGGCCCTCACCAAGATCAAACCCAAGGGGAACTACGTGCTGATGGGCGGGGCCCCGACCGACCACAACGCCATCCTGGTGCGCGAGGGCCACATGAAAGGCCTGGCGCCCTACCTCAAGAGCGGCGCCATCAAGATCGTGGGCGATCAATGGTCCAACGACTGGCTGGCGGTGAACGCCCTCAAGAACATGGAGAACATCCTGACCAAGAACAACAACAAGGTGGACGCGGTCCTGGATTCCTACGACGGCACGGCCGGGGGCACCATCCAGGCCCTGGCCGAGCAGAAGCTCGACGGGAAGGTGCTGGTCTCGGGACAGGACGCCGAATTGGCCGCCTGCCGGAGGATCCTGGCGGGGACCCAGACCATGACGGTCTATAAACCGGTGAAGCTCCTGGCCGCCAAGGCCGCCGAGATGACCCTGAAACTGGCCAAAAAGGAACCCTTGGGGACCCGAACGACCATCGATAACGGCAAGATCAAGGTGCCCAGCGTGCTGCTGGACCCCATTCCGGTGGACAAGACCAACCTGGTCTCCACCGTCATCGCCGACGGGTTCCAGAAGATGGAGGATGTTTACAAGGATGTTCCCAAGGACCAATGGCCCCAACAGTAA
- a CDS encoding sialate O-acetylesterase, with translation MVFQAGKPAMVWGQDDPGQKVEVSLGGKTARTKTDSHGHWKVQLSVPPAGGPYEMTITGSSSRHIQDILVGEVWLGSGQSNMQFRLDQDRDAKVELSRCSDPQLRLFLQKLVMSPEPLAEPQGEWKVCSPEAAKSFSAVSYYFGKDLRKDLKVPVGMIASSWGGSYVESWMPEKVLRRSPFHKVWERWNTLTTAEKKAWQKGRFPVDLAVRNLRLIPQDPAQAPLTLQASGTASMAISQLGPGQWASSVKEDSLLKLKIESGAPHMTGTFLNDAWGFMTTGLARNGTPKDLSSYRSVEFEARGSGLYILFLSQPSIADWDNYRTPRSFRVDRSWKHHRIEFSSLKQSGWGKQVPFTPEAVSYLSFGVDPQPLIDIPSALYNAMIHPFTAFPIRGFLWYQGEANAIYPDEYQGLLAAMVDGWRKAWKDPSMPFLIAQLPNYIPGEGQGIGHWGDIREAQRRVGEKAHNGIAVLLDLGEHHDIHPKDKADVGFRLAQIALGNAYGKKNVRLCPLFEKAEWEDGKVRVRFKQTGNGLESRGSDLKGFEVAGADGVFHPAQGKVEKDSVMVWSDQVTHPQAVRYAWADDPVFNLYGKNGMPASPFKASRDGQKE, from the coding sequence ATGGTCTTCCAGGCCGGGAAACCCGCCATGGTTTGGGGCCAGGACGATCCCGGCCAAAAGGTCGAGGTGAGCCTGGGGGGAAAAACCGCTAGAACAAAAACCGATAGCCACGGCCACTGGAAGGTCCAACTCTCCGTCCCACCGGCGGGCGGGCCCTACGAGATGACCATCACCGGGTCCTCGTCCCGGCATATCCAGGACATCCTGGTGGGCGAGGTCTGGTTGGGTTCCGGTCAATCCAACATGCAGTTCCGCCTGGACCAGGACCGGGATGCCAAGGTCGAACTTTCCCGTTGTTCGGACCCCCAACTGCGGCTCTTCCTGCAAAAGCTGGTCATGTCGCCCGAACCCTTGGCAGAACCCCAGGGGGAATGGAAGGTCTGCTCGCCCGAGGCCGCCAAGAGCTTCTCCGCCGTCTCCTATTATTTCGGGAAGGACCTGCGCAAGGACCTGAAAGTCCCCGTCGGGATGATCGCCTCCAGTTGGGGCGGCTCCTATGTGGAAAGTTGGATGCCCGAAAAGGTCTTGAGGCGATCGCCATTCCACAAGGTCTGGGAACGATGGAACACCCTCACCACCGCCGAAAAAAAAGCCTGGCAGAAAGGCCGCTTCCCGGTGGACCTGGCGGTCCGGAACCTGCGCCTCATCCCCCAGGACCCGGCCCAGGCACCACTGACCCTTCAGGCTTCGGGCACGGCCTCCATGGCCATCTCCCAACTGGGCCCTGGCCAATGGGCCTCCAGCGTAAAAGAAGATTCCCTATTGAAGCTGAAGATCGAATCCGGGGCGCCCCACATGACCGGTACTTTCCTGAACGATGCCTGGGGTTTCATGACCACCGGCCTGGCCAGGAACGGGACCCCCAAGGACCTTTCGTCCTACCGATCCGTCGAATTCGAGGCCCGCGGATCCGGCCTTTATATCCTCTTCCTTTCCCAACCTTCCATCGCCGACTGGGACAATTACCGCACACCCCGTTCCTTCCGGGTGGACCGGTCCTGGAAGCACCATCGCATCGAGTTCTCCTCCCTCAAGCAGTCGGGTTGGGGAAAACAGGTGCCCTTCACGCCCGAGGCCGTAAGCTATCTTTCCTTCGGGGTCGATCCCCAACCCCTCATCGACATTCCCTCGGCCCTCTACAACGCAATGATCCACCCCTTCACCGCCTTTCCCATCCGGGGTTTCCTTTGGTACCAGGGCGAAGCCAATGCCATCTATCCGGACGAATACCAAGGCCTCCTGGCCGCCATGGTCGATGGTTGGCGCAAAGCCTGGAAGGACCCTTCAATGCCTTTCCTGATCGCCCAGCTCCCCAATTACATCCCAGGGGAAGGGCAAGGGATCGGTCATTGGGGGGACATCCGCGAGGCCCAACGCCGGGTCGGCGAAAAGGCCCACAATGGGATCGCGGTCCTCTTGGACCTGGGCGAACATCACGATATCCACCCCAAAGACAAGGCGGATGTGGGCTTCCGCTTGGCTCAGATCGCCTTAGGGAACGCCTATGGAAAGAAGAACGTCCGCCTTTGCCCGCTTTTTGAAAAAGCCGAATGGGAGGACGGAAAGGTCCGGGTCCGCTTCAAGCAGACCGGGAATGGATTGGAGTCCAGGGGAAGCGATCTAAAGGGCTTCGAAGTGGCGGGAGCGGACGGGGTCTTCCATCCCGCCCAAGGCAAGGTCGAGAAGGATTCCGTCATGGTCTGGAGTGACCAAGTGACCCATCCCCAAGCGGTTCGTTATGCCTGGGCCGATGACCCGGTCTTCAATCTTTATGGGAAAAATGGAATGCCCGCTTCGCCTTTTAAGGCCTCTAGGGACGGTCAAAAGGAATAG
- a CDS encoding alpha-xylosidase, protein MKQHPYPLLNHPVDISKDFSNLENTLFLPEKLGAFDTAKAKGNVQWARFAYKVRMAFNQEGINLIPTQPWEFPSEYGGEKEDFPFSITFYGDRTLRLRFRARKYHRKAEPSLMLQKEPKPTSPWKVSRSKGRVLYQGPHGSIAVVEDPWALEIRDAQGRLLTKTVHLKDNRSLRNSDPLPFCFMRPTPEFSRRFAATFSLAHDERIFGCGESFTGLNKRGQKVVLWSYDGHGVQHDGMYKPVPFFMSSRGYGMFLHTTSPTTLDFGHSYNECTTLFTGDEDLDLFVFLGEPKEVLSEYTALTGRSPVPPLWSFGLWMSKCTYKSEKEARDVAKKLRQHRIPSDVVHLDTGWFEEDWRCDYRFSTTRFKNPLKMIKDLAKQGFKVSLWQLSYFNPKNRLFPEILEKGLAVSDGLGGLPTEDATLDFSNPATVKWYQKNLAGLLKMGVGAIKVDFGEAAPLKGVYHSGKTGFAEHNLYPLRYNKAAADVTQQVTGENIIWARSAWAGSQRYPLHWGGDAECTYGGMQGTLRGGLSLGLSGFSFWSHDIGGFVNAPTRELYRRWAPFGLLTSHSRCHGMYPREPWVFGKAFEDEFRLSAEMKYRLMPYVYAQAVDSSRKGFPMLRTLFFEFPEDPTSWLIEDEYLFGSDILVAPLFQEVMERDVYLPPGTWIDYQTGKSYKGGQWHRIQAGKIACVILVKGGSILPHIALAQSTQDMDWSKIELKVYGNATEAKGLFCDPRDKVLRPLTAAKRGSGYQLTQGNVPKVRFTVTEV, encoded by the coding sequence TTGAAACAGCATCCCTATCCCCTCTTGAACCATCCTGTGGACATCAGCAAGGACTTCTCGAACCTGGAGAACACCCTGTTCCTCCCCGAGAAGCTCGGTGCCTTCGACACGGCCAAGGCCAAGGGGAACGTCCAATGGGCCCGCTTCGCCTACAAGGTGCGCATGGCCTTCAACCAGGAAGGCATCAACCTCATCCCCACCCAACCCTGGGAATTCCCCTCCGAATACGGCGGCGAAAAGGAGGATTTTCCCTTCTCCATCACCTTTTACGGCGACCGGACGCTGCGCCTGCGCTTCCGCGCCCGCAAATACCACCGCAAAGCCGAACCCTCCCTCATGCTCCAAAAGGAGCCCAAGCCCACTTCCCCCTGGAAGGTCTCCCGTTCCAAGGGCCGCGTCCTCTACCAGGGCCCCCACGGTTCCATCGCGGTGGTGGAGGACCCCTGGGCCCTGGAGATCCGCGACGCCCAGGGACGGCTCCTCACCAAGACCGTCCATCTGAAGGACAACCGGAGCCTGCGCAATTCGGACCCGCTCCCCTTCTGTTTCATGCGGCCCACCCCCGAATTCTCCCGCCGCTTCGCCGCCACCTTCTCGCTCGCCCACGACGAGCGCATCTTCGGTTGTGGGGAGTCCTTCACGGGTCTCAACAAACGGGGTCAAAAGGTGGTGCTCTGGAGCTACGACGGACATGGGGTCCAACACGATGGCATGTACAAACCTGTGCCCTTTTTCATGAGCAGCCGGGGCTACGGGATGTTCCTCCACACCACTTCCCCCACAACCCTGGACTTCGGTCACTCCTATAACGAATGCACCACCCTCTTCACCGGCGACGAGGACCTGGACCTTTTCGTCTTCTTAGGGGAACCCAAGGAGGTCCTGTCGGAATACACGGCCTTGACCGGACGCTCGCCCGTGCCGCCCCTCTGGTCCTTCGGGCTTTGGATGAGCAAATGCACCTATAAATCAGAGAAGGAAGCCCGGGACGTGGCCAAGAAGCTCCGCCAACACCGCATCCCCTCCGATGTGGTCCATCTGGACACGGGCTGGTTCGAGGAGGATTGGCGCTGCGATTACCGCTTCTCCACCACCCGCTTCAAGAACCCCCTCAAGATGATCAAGGACCTGGCCAAACAGGGCTTCAAGGTCAGCCTCTGGCAATTGTCCTACTTCAACCCCAAGAACCGCCTCTTCCCCGAGATCTTGGAGAAAGGCCTGGCGGTCTCCGACGGCTTGGGCGGGCTCCCCACCGAGGACGCGACGCTGGATTTCAGCAACCCCGCCACCGTGAAGTGGTATCAGAAGAACCTGGCGGGCCTCCTCAAGATGGGGGTCGGCGCCATCAAGGTCGACTTCGGGGAAGCGGCGCCCTTGAAGGGCGTCTATCACTCGGGCAAGACCGGGTTCGCCGAGCACAACCTTTATCCCCTTCGTTACAACAAGGCCGCCGCCGACGTCACCCAGCAGGTGACCGGCGAGAACATCATCTGGGCCCGAAGCGCCTGGGCCGGCAGCCAGCGCTATCCCCTCCACTGGGGCGGTGACGCCGAGTGCACCTACGGCGGCATGCAGGGGACCCTCCGGGGCGGCCTGTCGCTGGGCCTTTCCGGTTTTTCCTTCTGGAGCCACGACATCGGCGGTTTCGTCAACGCCCCGACCCGCGAGCTCTACCGCCGCTGGGCGCCCTTCGGCCTGCTGACCTCCCACAGCCGCTGTCACGGCATGTACCCCCGCGAGCCCTGGGTCTTCGGGAAGGCCTTCGAGGACGAGTTCCGCCTCTCCGCCGAGATGAAATACCGCCTCATGCCCTATGTCTATGCCCAGGCGGTGGACTCCTCCCGCAAGGGCTTCCCCATGCTACGCACCCTCTTCTTCGAGTTCCCTGAGGACCCCACCTCCTGGCTCATCGAGGACGAGTATTTGTTCGGCTCGGACATCCTGGTGGCCCCCCTCTTCCAGGAAGTGATGGAACGGGACGTCTATCTCCCACCCGGCACCTGGATCGACTACCAGACCGGCAAGTCCTACAAAGGCGGTCAATGGCACCGCATCCAGGCAGGTAAGATCGCCTGCGTCATCCTGGTGAAAGGCGGCTCCATCCTGCCCCACATCGCCCTCGCCCAATCCACCCAGGACATGGACTGGTCGAAGATCGAACTCAAGGTCTATGGCAATGCCACCGAGGCCAAAGGACTCTTCTGCGATCCGAGGGACAAGGTCCTGCGTCCCCTGACCGCCGCCAAACGCGGTAGCGGCTACCAACTGACCCAGGGGAATGTCCCCAAGGTCCGCTTCACGGTGACCGAGGTTTGA
- a CDS encoding sugar ABC transporter substrate-binding protein, with protein sequence MRLSRLALALVLSPLLAVMAGCTNGEKPIRVSVFTTDHVLVKILADTIKSIETTRPDIKVKVENIPYNEYQDKLTILLAANNAPDVISIEAGNFSDLYLRDAFEDLTPYFERDKMDPKAYYPTALKRFSPGGKIYALPSDIAPIGLLYYNKKIFDEAGVPYPTSKLQWPEPFLSMCKKLVKKDADGKQVRWAYADPYGPQADDFFLSNGGYYMDSEENPTRMALDDPRVMEAYRFRVDMIYKWHVSPTNSEVQNYSFNNGAEGMFMNGKVAMMCSGLWHTPTFLEKGIPFDVVEFPKGPGGKRGWQSGGTGYAIWKGCKDKEKAWEVVKALAGEELVSKLAATGMIQPALIQVAKSDAFLKSPGAANKKILLDMPKYSHYMPFVKGWAEIWYGQVGPALDPMWLGNKTPEEVIPRLNADLNKRYFGKK encoded by the coding sequence ATGCGTCTTTCCCGTCTCGCGCTGGCCTTGGTCTTGTCGCCGCTTTTGGCCGTTATGGCCGGTTGCACCAACGGGGAGAAGCCCATCCGGGTCTCGGTCTTCACGACCGACCACGTGCTGGTCAAGATCCTGGCCGACACCATCAAAAGCATCGAGACCACCCGTCCCGACATCAAGGTCAAGGTCGAGAACATCCCCTACAACGAATACCAGGACAAGCTCACCATACTCCTGGCGGCGAACAACGCCCCGGACGTCATCAGCATCGAAGCAGGAAATTTCTCCGACCTTTACCTGCGCGACGCCTTCGAGGACCTGACGCCCTATTTCGAGCGGGACAAGATGGACCCCAAGGCCTACTACCCGACCGCCTTGAAGCGCTTCAGCCCCGGGGGGAAGATCTACGCCCTCCCTTCGGACATCGCCCCCATCGGCCTTCTTTATTACAACAAGAAGATCTTCGATGAGGCGGGAGTTCCTTACCCCACCTCGAAGCTGCAATGGCCCGAACCCTTCCTTTCCATGTGCAAGAAATTGGTCAAGAAGGACGCCGATGGGAAGCAGGTCCGCTGGGCCTACGCCGACCCTTACGGCCCGCAGGCGGACGACTTCTTCCTGAGCAACGGCGGCTATTACATGGACAGCGAGGAGAACCCGACCCGCATGGCCTTGGACGATCCCAGGGTCATGGAGGCTTACCGGTTCCGGGTGGACATGATCTACAAATGGCACGTTTCCCCCACCAACAGCGAGGTCCAGAACTACAGCTTCAACAACGGGGCCGAGGGCATGTTCATGAACGGGAAGGTCGCCATGATGTGTTCCGGGCTTTGGCATACCCCCACCTTCCTCGAGAAAGGCATCCCCTTCGACGTGGTGGAGTTCCCCAAGGGACCCGGCGGGAAACGCGGCTGGCAGTCGGGAGGAACGGGTTACGCCATCTGGAAGGGCTGCAAGGACAAGGAAAAGGCCTGGGAAGTGGTCAAGGCATTGGCGGGCGAGGAACTGGTCAGCAAGCTGGCGGCCACCGGCATGATCCAACCCGCGCTCATTCAGGTCGCCAAGTCCGACGCCTTCCTGAAGAGCCCGGGCGCGGCCAACAAGAAGATCCTCCTGGACATGCCCAAGTATTCCCACTACATGCCCTTCGTGAAGGGGTGGGCGGAGATCTGGTATGGGCAGGTGGGACCGGCCCTGGATCCCATGTGGTTGGGCAACAAGACGCCGGAAGAAGTGATCCCCCGATTGAACGCCGATCTCAATAAACGATATTTCGGGAAGAAGTGA
- a CDS encoding glycoside hydrolase family 44 protein, whose protein sequence is MRRILFFVFLTLCSAGTLRADDIQFYSHGWADSSGKNGKGGVSVVCDGDKHNFLFRPDAAKDKIDAKAAADHPDWVIQDSDLTNGNCFSFEFTWVTTPNDKFWGNKWAGGGIAFDNSWNTHDLSAAKFLVLSVRTNAPGVDFNIGLTGSTDSAQTGNVKLSDFVPGKKLTETWTKAIIPFAAIPGMSGLDLTKVKTLRFDLQGDYPENKLVFVHFDKVYFTDSAMVTPVENLGWIREPGGVELIWDKSNDDGVLSYLVTVDGKVVGRVTGAKKRRVKLVNALFPGTGPHKVGVAADNGKQASTYEEVEIGAATEATASAAVSVSPVPSRSISPYIWGFNYVDTESLRKMGGTLNRWGGNATTGYNWKDDAENHGSDWFFLNSGGPVGIAEKDKSYYKFFTDTKAAGADSIITIPITGWVAKVPPPSTDGKKFGSYPLSLFPTEAPGGEPGLGNGQTADGKLLWGNDPNYNYLPSDPAFQAQWVKSLIQDFGSSTQGGVKIYQMDNEPGLWRWTHRDIRPKGVGYEELADLNATYAQMVKQTDPNAKVIGMTAWGVMELAGSNWDYMPGGESGYQLPDSAMTDALKWTDRKAHGNVPQVVYFLREMAKRSQKAGVRLIDYIDFHGFPEVWGKDQNGKSIKLMTDDIPYDPVVCEKQFDALRIFWDPTFENPDSWCFSGGNKPYLWDPFVGMLPKMKKIVAENYPGTKISMTEYYPSSKSYYHGGLLEAATLGIFMREGLDLACDWDGSHAGNYVFLAHELYSNYDGNGSKVGGNYLPSASSSPDLYSFAAKDAAKTYVVFVNKNPSTDIATTLYLPAAVSGYHTYTLSKTSGKRLYDSGLVPAAGSTVKLNIPAFSALLVVAQ, encoded by the coding sequence ATGCGCCGCATTCTGTTCTTCGTTTTTCTAACCCTTTGTTCGGCCGGCACCCTCCGGGCCGACGATATCCAGTTCTATTCCCATGGATGGGCCGACTCCTCCGGCAAGAACGGCAAGGGTGGCGTGAGCGTTGTTTGCGACGGGGACAAGCACAATTTCCTCTTCCGCCCCGATGCCGCCAAGGACAAGATCGACGCCAAGGCCGCGGCGGACCACCCGGATTGGGTCATCCAGGACTCGGACCTCACCAACGGCAATTGTTTTTCCTTCGAGTTCACCTGGGTCACGACGCCCAACGACAAGTTCTGGGGGAATAAATGGGCCGGGGGCGGCATCGCTTTCGACAACTCCTGGAACACGCACGACCTCTCGGCCGCCAAGTTCCTGGTCCTATCGGTGCGCACCAACGCGCCGGGGGTGGACTTCAACATCGGCCTGACCGGGTCCACCGACTCGGCCCAAACGGGCAACGTCAAGCTCAGCGATTTCGTCCCCGGCAAGAAGCTCACCGAGACCTGGACCAAGGCCATCATCCCCTTCGCCGCCATCCCCGGGATGTCGGGGCTGGACCTGACCAAGGTCAAGACCCTGCGCTTCGACCTGCAGGGGGACTATCCGGAGAACAAGCTGGTGTTCGTCCATTTCGACAAGGTCTATTTCACCGACAGCGCCATGGTCACCCCCGTGGAGAACCTGGGATGGATCCGGGAACCGGGCGGGGTCGAATTGATCTGGGACAAGTCCAACGACGACGGGGTCCTGAGCTACCTGGTGACGGTGGACGGGAAGGTCGTGGGGCGGGTGACCGGGGCCAAGAAACGCCGGGTCAAGCTGGTGAACGCCCTCTTCCCCGGGACCGGTCCCCACAAGGTGGGGGTGGCGGCCGACAACGGAAAACAGGCCTCCACCTATGAGGAGGTCGAGATCGGCGCGGCGACGGAAGCCACCGCCTCGGCGGCGGTCTCGGTCTCGCCGGTCCCCAGCCGCTCCATTTCCCCTTACATCTGGGGCTTCAATTACGTGGACACCGAATCCCTCCGCAAGATGGGCGGGACCTTGAACCGCTGGGGCGGGAACGCCACCACCGGTTACAACTGGAAGGATGACGCCGAGAACCATGGATCGGACTGGTTCTTTCTTAATAGCGGCGGGCCGGTGGGCATCGCCGAGAAGGACAAGAGCTACTATAAATTCTTCACGGACACCAAGGCCGCCGGGGCCGACTCCATCATCACCATCCCCATCACCGGCTGGGTCGCAAAGGTGCCGCCCCCCTCCACCGACGGGAAAAAGTTCGGTTCCTATCCGTTGTCCCTCTTCCCGACGGAAGCGCCCGGCGGGGAACCGGGATTGGGCAACGGCCAGACCGCCGACGGGAAGCTCCTTTGGGGGAACGATCCTAATTACAACTATTTACCCTCGGATCCGGCCTTCCAGGCCCAATGGGTGAAGAGCCTCATCCAGGATTTCGGGTCCTCCACCCAAGGCGGGGTGAAGATCTACCAGATGGACAACGAACCGGGGCTTTGGCGCTGGACCCACCGGGATATCCGCCCCAAGGGGGTCGGCTATGAGGAACTGGCGGACCTGAACGCCACCTACGCCCAGATGGTCAAGCAAACCGACCCCAACGCCAAGGTGATCGGCATGACCGCCTGGGGGGTGATGGAACTGGCGGGGTCCAACTGGGACTATATGCCGGGGGGCGAGAGCGGCTACCAGCTTCCCGACAGCGCCATGACGGACGCGCTCAAATGGACCGACCGCAAGGCCCATGGGAACGTGCCCCAGGTCGTCTACTTCCTGCGGGAAATGGCCAAGCGGTCCCAAAAGGCGGGGGTGCGGCTGATCGATTACATCGATTTCCACGGCTTCCCCGAGGTCTGGGGAAAGGACCAGAACGGGAAGAGCATCAAGCTCATGACCGATGACATCCCCTACGATCCGGTCGTTTGCGAGAAGCAGTTCGATGCCCTGCGCATCTTCTGGGACCCGACCTTCGAGAATCCTGACAGTTGGTGCTTCTCGGGCGGGAACAAGCCCTATCTTTGGGACCCCTTCGTGGGGATGCTTCCGAAGATGAAGAAAATCGTCGCGGAGAATTATCCGGGGACCAAGATCTCCATGACCGAGTATTACCCCAGTAGCAAGAGCTATTACCACGGCGGCTTGCTGGAGGCGGCGACCCTGGGGATCTTCATGCGGGAAGGGCTGGACCTGGCCTGCGACTGGGACGGCTCCCACGCGGGCAATTACGTCTTCCTGGCCCATGAGCTCTACAGCAACTACGACGGGAACGGGAGCAAGGTGGGGGGCAACTACCTGCCCAGCGCCAGTTCCTCCCCGGACCTCTATTCTTTCGCGGCCAAGGACGCCGCCAAGACCTACGTGGTCTTCGTGAACAAGAACCCGTCCACCGACATCGCCACCACCCTTTACCTGCCGGCGGCGGTCAGCGGTTATCACACCTATACGCTGAGCAAGACCTCCGGGAAGCGCCTCTATGATTCGGGGCTGGTCCCGGCGGCCGGGTCCACCGTGAAGCTGAATATCCCCGCCTTCTCGGCCCTCCTGGTGGTGGCCCAGTAA